In the genome of Microscilla marina ATCC 23134, the window CCTGTGGAGTCTTGATATTCCACAGGTTTTTTGTGATTAAATACCACCTAATTTCGTCCTTAACTCATGTTTTGAGCAATATTTTTTAGGCTGTCATTATAAGTTTTGATCAGGTTATTTAAGGCAGAGTTTTGTTGACTGTATTGGTTCATTAAAGATTGTAATTGCATCATGTCAGAAGGACTGCTAATTCCGTTGCTCATCAAGGTATCTATATTACTTTGTATACCCGCCAATTGGGTTTGCATTGCCTGAATATAGTCAGGGTAAGTACCTCCTTTAATGGCTTGTGCTTGAGATGTAACCAATGCTTGTGCTTGAAAATTTTCTAAACTTTTCATTGTATGAATAATTAAGAGGAAAAATAAAATTACTTTGATAAAAATAATTCCCTTGTCAGGGAATGTAAATCTGTAAAGAAGGCATCGGCAGGGGTGTACTGAGTTAATGAGAAAAAAAAGTTTTTTTTGTGGTGAACCAAGTGCAATTGTGATCATGTCAAGAATAAATATAAATTTAACCTAGGAGCTAAGGGCTTGTAAATCAGGATTGAAATTGCCCTTATACCCCTTTTGTACCCTTGGCTGGTTTGTCGAAAATTTTCAAACCCCCTTACTTATTCGTATTTTTATAACCTAACTAACCACCGCGCTTGAGATAGCCGATCAACTATGCTGGTAAGATTATTATTTGACACCTGAATTTTTTAACAAACATGCAAATGAGTACCCATCGTAAACTATGCGGGTTAACCCATGTTCTTTACCCACAAAGCATCTTAGCTTCGTTCGTACATTTTACACAAAAAACTTTATCTAAACTTTGTTGGCTTACCCTGGGCTTATGGCTTTGCTGGGGGGCAGTTGCCCAGGCACAAGTTGCTTACAATAGCGTTGACAACTTTGACCGTGCCGACAATAATTCTTTGGGGGCACCCTGGATAGAAAATGAAGCCGATGTAACCCAACTTTCTATTACAGGCAATGTCTTGAATGCAGTGAATGCTGGGCTTACTGGGCTGGAGCCTACCAATGCTACCCGTGACCTCACCGCCATTAACGCCAGCTTTGACTTGGGGCAGTCCAAAATAGGTTGGTCCTTTCACATGGATTTCAATCGACCGCCCACTGGTTGGGGGAGCATTACTTATGGTTTAGGTTGGGTACTTGCTGCCAACGAAACCGACTTGAGTAGTGCCACCGTAGATGGTTATGCTTTGCTTTGGACAAAAACCAATGAAGAATTAGTATTGGTACGTTTTGAAAATGGAATTGCTGGCGATGACCCTGGAACCATAGTGGTTTCTACTGGTTTAACTTATGGAACAGTGGGAACGGCTGGGGTAAATGCGCGGGTAGAGGTAACCACCGAGGGAATTTGGACCGTTTACTGGGAAGCAGGGGGAGCTTTAGCGACAGCGACCGATATTGATGCGGGCAGTGCCACAGGAACAGACAACACTTTATTTGCTGATGCCAACCAAAAGTATACAGGACCTATTTGGGCACATAATACCGGGGCTGACCCAAACAATTCAGGAAACTTCGATAACTTTTCTTTTGGCATAGAAACCTCCGACGTAACCCTTGCCTCCAGCGTAAATACTGTAGCTGCCAATGTAATACAAGGCAGCCAACACCACCTCGTGTACACCTTTGATCTGACGGCAGCCAACGCTGACGCTACACTTACTCAGGTCAGCTTTACTACTGCGGGAACTTACACTGCTTCAGATATCAATGCTTTTACTTTGTGGTTTTCTGCCGACAATACCCTTGATGTAAACACCGACCAGGCAATTGCTTCGCTCACCACTGCTTTGGGGGCTGGGGTACATACTTTTACTGCCTTTACTCAAGCAATCAACGGTGGCACTACAGGCTACTTTTTTGTTACTACCAATGTAGCTCCACTGGCTACAGTAAATAATACTATAGAGGTAACCCCGGCAATCACTACCGCCGATCTGACTTTTTCGGGGGTGGTCAATAAACTTGGCACTGCGGTCGCTGGAGGCACCCAAACCATTGTCGCTTGCAATGCTCCCGACAATGTAACCAACCTAAGCGCAACTGCCCTAAACACTGAGGTATTATTAAACTGGGTAAATGGCCTTTGTTATGACGAAATATTGGTAGTAGCAAAAAGTGGCAGCACTGTAACCAATGTCCCTACAGGCGATGGTTCGGCTTATACGGCAGATGCTGCCTTTGGATCAGGTACCGATTTGGGCGCTTCAGAGTTTGTGGTGTTTAAAGGCACTGCCACCAGCGAAACCATTACCAGTCTGACCAATAATACCACTTACTTTTTTAAAGTTTTTGGGCGTAAAGGAACTGTGTGGGGCAGCGGAGTAGAGCTAAGCACTACCCCAAGGGCGGCGTTGCTTACCTGGGATTTTGACGGGCTTACCGGAAACGAAACCAATGTGGTGTCTGGTACCCAAGCCACCAATGTATCTACCGTTAGCCCTAGCAATGTCGTCTCTCGTGGAGCAGGCATTAACCCTTCGCCAAATGGTGATCGGTTTACTTCAGATAGCTGGGCAACTACCAATAACACTATAGCCAATGCCATTGCTACCGATGAATATGTGCAATGGACTATAGAGACTAACGATGGCTTTGCCATGAGCCTAAGTGCAGTATTGTTAAATATGCAACGTTCTTCGGCTGGTCCCAACAGCTTTGTGCTACGCAGTAGTTTAGACGGGTATACTTCCAATTTAGGGTCTTTCTCATTTACTACAGTCGATGCCACCGAAACTCAACACATAGCCCTGAGCGGATTTGATAACGTGGTGCAACCCATTACTTTTCGTTTGTATGGTGCGGGTGCTACCAATGTAGGAGGCAACTTTGGTTTTGAAACTACTACTCCAGGCACTGCCGATTTAGCCGTATACGGGGTAGTCAATGCAGTAAGTGCTACCATTGCCACCTCTACCAATGCCCTTACTGGTTTTAGTGCCAGCACTGCCGCAGGAGCAGGGGCATCGGTTTCGCAAAGCTTTCGCGTAAGCGCCGAAAACCTCACGGCGGATGTGGCAATTGCCCTGAACCCTACGACCGATTTTGAGTTGTCTATCGACAATGTCACTTTTTCATCAACCCTTGCCGACCTGGGACGCACCGGAAACGACCTGACCAACGAGCCAGTCACTATTTATGCACGCCTTAAACCGGGCTTGGCAGCAGGCAACAAGTCGGCTACCATTACCCTCAGCAGTACAGGTGCCACCAACCAAGTCATTACTTTATTGGGCAATGCTGTAGCACATAATGGATTGGCTTTTGACGGCACCAACGAGTTTGTAGATGTGAGCGGGTATGCAGGTATTGGTGGTGCCAATGCCCGCACCGTAGAAGCTTGGATAAAAACCAGCAACACCAGTACTCAAGTGATTACCCGATGGGGAGCCAGCAATGGCGAAGAGTGGTTGGTACAAGTAACTGAGGGTAAGCTTCAGGTAGTGGCCAATGGCAAGTCTAATGCTGGTACGGCTTATATAGCCGATGGTAATTGGCACCATGTAGCGGTAAGTTTTGCCAATGATGGCACCCCCAATATAAGCGATGCCCTGCTGTATGTAGACGGCGTAGTAGACGCGTCATCGTTGGTAGTAAGTGGTTCGTTTAACACAAATATTTTATCCAGTACGGTATTGATTGGAAAAAATGCCGATGATACCCGGTTTTTTGAGGGTACTATAGATGAGCTGCGAATATGGAGTGTGGCACGTACCCCACTGGAGATTTTGGAAAAAATGCGCTGTGAGCTTACAGGCAGCGAAACCGGACTCGAAGCTTATTATAACTTTAACCAAGGCGTGGCTGAAGATAACAATGGTTTTATTACTGCCCTCAACGATGCCACCGCCAATGCCCGCCATGGCGACCTCAATAATTTTGACCTGACGATGGGCAATGCCACCTCCAATTTTGTAGCGGGCAGTGCTGCTGTCAATACCAACCGAGAGATAAACCTGCGAGGCAACGGCATTGCTATAGCCAGTGGCGATATTACTCCTGTAATCACCGATGACACTGACTTTGGTGAGGTAAGCGCCAACACCGCCCTTACCCGAATCTTTACTATTGAGAATACAGGGAGCGAAACCTTGAGCCTTACCAACCCTGGTGCGTATGTAACGCTTTCGGGAGCAGGTACAAGTGTATTTAGTATTGCCCAGCAACCTGCGTCTGGAAGCATTGTGGGGGGAGGTAGTCAGACTTTTGCCATTAAATTTACTCCTAATAATGTAGGCACACTCGCTGCCACGGTGACCATTCGCAGCAACGATTGCGATGAAAACCTGTATACATTCACTGTGCAGGGTACAGGTACACCACGGGCGCCGTTGGCAATAGAGGCGCTGCAAAAAACAGTGACCTTGGATTTTAGGAATTATACCGGAACAGGGGTTTCTGCCAATCCTACCATTGCTCAATTACACTCTACCAATTGGGCTTTCTCAGGAATGAGCGATGGACAGGTGCTGCACGGTGAAACCAACACTACCGGGGACTATGCCCAAGGCACCAGTACTGGTGGAGTGAGTACTGCGGGGTTATACGCCTTTGACATTAATAGAAATACTGCTTTTGGATTGCAAGCCAATGGGACTGACTTTGACAACGGAAAAGCTGTACTACGTTTGCAAAACCAAACAGGCTCTACCATTACGGCGGTACAAGTTGCGTATAATTTGTTTGTGTTCAACGACCAGGACATTGCCTCTACCATCAATTTGGAGTACAGCACCGATGGGGTAAGTTACACTGCCGTTCCTGATTTTACTTTTACTTCACCTACTATCAGCACTGGGGCGGCTTGGTCGTCAGCCAATGCCTTGAGTGGGTTTATCAGTGGTTTGCGTTTGGCGGGGGGCGCGTTTTTATACCTTCGCTGGAGCAATACCTTGTCAGCGGCCGCTGAAGCCGACGAAATAGCCCTGGATGACATTCAGGTAACAGCCTATGCCATATTGAATGCCCGCACCAATGCTTTGTCGTTGGATGGCACGGGCGATTATGTAGAAGCAGCAGATAACCACTTGCTGGATATTGACGGGGGCAGTGGCGAAAATCTGACGATTGACCTTTGGGCAAAGTTTGCCGCTACTACAGGTACACAAACCCTTTTAAAGAAAAGAACGGGCGCCGGACAGGGCTATGAACTTAATTATGATGGCACCCAATTTAATTTTATTGTAGAAAACGGAAGCAACAACGAGCAGCGCGTTTCTTATGTAGTTACCCCTTCGGTGACCGATTGGACCCACATTGCCGCACGCTTTAATAGTACCAATGGCGACTTGACCCTGTATGTAAATGGAGTAGAGGGAGCAAACAGTGCTGGAGTAGCCGCAGGTTTTGATTTGTCGAATACGGCTACTTTAAGAATAGGTGCCGATGATGCCGGAGCCAATGGGTTGAATGGTGCAATAGACGA includes:
- a CDS encoding LamG-like jellyroll fold domain-containing protein, coding for MSTHRKLCGLTHVLYPQSILASFVHFTQKTLSKLCWLTLGLWLCWGAVAQAQVAYNSVDNFDRADNNSLGAPWIENEADVTQLSITGNVLNAVNAGLTGLEPTNATRDLTAINASFDLGQSKIGWSFHMDFNRPPTGWGSITYGLGWVLAANETDLSSATVDGYALLWTKTNEELVLVRFENGIAGDDPGTIVVSTGLTYGTVGTAGVNARVEVTTEGIWTVYWEAGGALATATDIDAGSATGTDNTLFADANQKYTGPIWAHNTGADPNNSGNFDNFSFGIETSDVTLASSVNTVAANVIQGSQHHLVYTFDLTAANADATLTQVSFTTAGTYTASDINAFTLWFSADNTLDVNTDQAIASLTTALGAGVHTFTAFTQAINGGTTGYFFVTTNVAPLATVNNTIEVTPAITTADLTFSGVVNKLGTAVAGGTQTIVACNAPDNVTNLSATALNTEVLLNWVNGLCYDEILVVAKSGSTVTNVPTGDGSAYTADAAFGSGTDLGASEFVVFKGTATSETITSLTNNTTYFFKVFGRKGTVWGSGVELSTTPRAALLTWDFDGLTGNETNVVSGTQATNVSTVSPSNVVSRGAGINPSPNGDRFTSDSWATTNNTIANAIATDEYVQWTIETNDGFAMSLSAVLLNMQRSSAGPNSFVLRSSLDGYTSNLGSFSFTTVDATETQHIALSGFDNVVQPITFRLYGAGATNVGGNFGFETTTPGTADLAVYGVVNAVSATIATSTNALTGFSASTAAGAGASVSQSFRVSAENLTADVAIALNPTTDFELSIDNVTFSSTLADLGRTGNDLTNEPVTIYARLKPGLAAGNKSATITLSSTGATNQVITLLGNAVAHNGLAFDGTNEFVDVSGYAGIGGANARTVEAWIKTSNTSTQVITRWGASNGEEWLVQVTEGKLQVVANGKSNAGTAYIADGNWHHVAVSFANDGTPNISDALLYVDGVVDASSLVVSGSFNTNILSSTVLIGKNADDTRFFEGTIDELRIWSVARTPLEILEKMRCELTGSETGLEAYYNFNQGVAEDNNGFITALNDATANARHGDLNNFDLTMGNATSNFVAGSAAVNTNREINLRGNGIAIASGDITPVITDDTDFGEVSANTALTRIFTIENTGSETLSLTNPGAYVTLSGAGTSVFSIAQQPASGSIVGGGSQTFAIKFTPNNVGTLAATVTIRSNDCDENLYTFTVQGTGTPRAPLAIEALQKTVTLDFRNYTGTGVSANPTIAQLHSTNWAFSGMSDGQVLHGETNTTGDYAQGTSTGGVSTAGLYAFDINRNTAFGLQANGTDFDNGKAVLRLQNQTGSTITAVQVAYNLFVFNDQDIASTINLEYSTDGVSYTAVPDFTFTSPTISTGAAWSSANALSGFISGLRLAGGAFLYLRWSNTLSAAAEADEIALDDIQVTAYAILNARTNALSLDGTGDYVEAADNHLLDIDGGSGENLTIDLWAKFAATTGTQTLLKKRTGAGQGYELNYDGTQFNFIVENGSNNEQRVSYVVTPSVTDWTHIAARFNSTNGDLTLYVNGVEGANSAGVAAGFDLSNTATLRIGADDAGANGLNGAIDELSIWTSARTEDEIRENMHLNLLGDEAGLVAYYQLSEAAGSTTTAELIGFSTGTLHGNATFITSTINLGRNGTSNTQTVGAAGFPISVDFTTGNDANLTMSVSAHSVTEKFTATYQQYAPNATTGITVSETNYSIPRWTINKANDASTFVADITFQYPDNTFDNLVPRNYVLYNRAMGADGTWIKLNMVPSAMTANTIKFDGVTTVGQFMVVREQDKPDTIRGQMLSLDGTGDQMEVADHPNLNFNNQSFTVELWARSTGGGGDQTLVSKRSGAAGYELVYKSATNQLEFTVQNAGAGLASVTVSSFTLSTINWTHLAASYNATNGEASIYVNGLTPITTVGTPGLDASNALPLRIGADGAGANFFQGTIDEVRLWNTLRTANELRENMHLTLLGTESNLVNYWQFNNDARDYIGGNDGTLNGNASVTVASTVNVGRSGASQTVNVPVAATGNQDFTASANVSISITAAQAVANDDITVTYQQFTPNTNTNITGTTLLDNPMWTINKSTSNGTFTGNITFTFPTNVFADRYVLVNYELYRRDMGADGAWVITNLSATSITDNTITFAGFDNTHIGQLMVVRTSEVAPDRSRGTMLTLDGVGDYVEIADNNSLDFAGQNFTISLWAKANGGSDDQPLISKRSGGAGYELIYKQASGQLEFIVDNGAGGIATATVNSFTLSAAEWTHVAVSYNGTTGAASVYINGQNPVQANQAVIDPSNALALRIGANVAGTNFFQGFIDEVRLWNTVRSQDQIREAMHLTLRGSETGIVSYYQFNGDSNDDIGTNNGTLNGNASIAANSTVNVGRPGATESHSIATGVSTQNFSAANVSVSFTAHSTTENFTVTYQQFAPNAVVGITGTTLYQNPMWTINKADATATFTADITFTFPANTLDQFIAANYALYRRNVGADGTWTLAVAQATSITSTSITFEGINDIGQYMVVRTTEAAPTGSAGNCLSFNGTTQYLSTATVVTNAQDNFTIEGWVRWDGGGTADRLFFYNGDSENLTATTGYGVGINEANTVTAFIGNGTATLTELSSGKALTAGEWVHIALVRRATNWFIYVDGVEFDLSNASTPSVPTVSATLGGGTSGAKHLNGRLDEWRMWSVARTIIEIRERMHLINFGNEADLIANWQLNETSGSTAFDYVGDFDATHNNTPAITTSTAPIGRGASNTTDVSTVSQDVTFGATRLRIVFGNTEVPGGDVVVTRLDAFANTSPTLTTASTYWVIHNYGANPTFTNLATVEVTLPSGDEVSNEDEFTPANIKLFKRASGSDGSWGAALGGAASASNTTKVITFSNLTGFTSFSQVLVGSDGTSGLPVVLGSFEAKRQTNAQVQLRWATISEHENAGFAIEKSEQGTAYKRIGFVDGAGNSVEKKYYQFIDNNASSSAYYRLKQVDINGEVTYSQVRFVQGNDLIRLVIYPNPFAQQMTLSLSGSFATKLPLRVAIITLQGKTMISTKGDLSEVQNALNARIHSLPTGTYLMKVIVGGKLYVRKVVKE